The DNA segment TGCTTTCGAGTGTCATTATAGACTTTTTCGCTTTTCGACTTTACTTCATCGGCTTTTTTAGCAGCCTGACTTTTAAGCTCATCTGCTTTGACTTTTAGATCAGCTCTGGTTTCTTTGCCAGATTTTGGAGCTGTCAATACACCCGCGACAACTCCTGCCAGTGCTCCAAATATTGCTCCGAGTGCAAATTTTCCTTTTGACATAGTTCCTCCTTTATTTATCCTTAGTTTTTTTGATAAAGTTTGCCATCATTTTTGCGATCGCTGCTGGCGCAGCAAATTTGGCCGCCGACTCAGCGGCACCGGCAAATTTCAGCGTAGCCTTCTCGGCAGTAGTGGTAATCGATCGTATTTGCTTCGTAACCTTTATGAGAAGTAAGGTCAGAACGATTGCCAGTACCAGAAACAGCGCCAGGAACACTGATAGTATGATGACAAGCACTTGTGCCCATTCCATAGTTGATGACACTCCTTTTTATGCTATTTGCTTCATTTACTGAAGCACTACTCTTAGTATACTCTCACACGCGGGCTATACTGTGAAAATCTTCACTTTAACGACTAATTTGCGATACGATCAGTCTCAATTACTTCCGGAATAGCCCGCCGAACATCCTCGGCATAATCTTCGTTATCGAGAACGTATTTGAGATGAGCGAGGAAATAATTTTTTGGATCACCCGTTGTCACCCATTGACCTTCTGTCTTTACGACATAGATATCACCCCGTGATACCATTGCCGTGATGGCATCGACCGTCCACAGCTCATCGTCAAGCCCTTCGTTGCCGGGTTTGAGATGGTCAAATATTTCTGTCGTGACCAAATAGCGACCATACGAAACGAGTGTCGACGGGGCTTTGTCAACCGGCGGCTTCTCGACGATATAGTCAAGCTTATCACCGTCTTTTAGTGATACGATACCGTATTTGTCGACGGCCGATGGGTCTACTTCCTGTGCCATGATGATGGCTTTTGCGTCGGGATGTTTTTCGTAGGCGTCAATCAACGATTTTGCATCAGACGATCCAAAGACAACGTCGTCGCTATAGAGCACGATGAATGCCTCATCCTCACCAAAGTAATCGCGTGCACTTGCAATCGGCGAACCATTACCATAGGGCAACGCAGGGTCTTGCACAATAACGCGGATCTTTGGTAAATCGAGCACCTGAAGTACCGTTGAGTTGTAGCGCTCAACTTTGCCTTGTGCTACCAATTGTTTGC comes from the Candidatus Saccharimonas aalborgensis genome and includes:
- a CDS encoding YtxH domain-containing protein, which translates into the protein MSKGKFALGAIFGALAGVVAGVLTAPKSGKETRADLKVKADELKSQAAKKADEVKSKSEKVYNDTRKQVDTAVAEGKKTVADYRERAERAVDAAKGEFKKDDSTK
- a CDS encoding UTP--glucose-1-phosphate uridylyltransferase, which gives rise to MQRPTKAIITDAGYASRYLPITKTIPKAMLPFGNKPIIQMAVEECAEAGIREIIIVATPEGKPIYEDYFGNAVNHIRKQLVAQGKVERYNSTVLQVLDLPKIRVIVQDPALPYGNGSPIASARDYFGEDEAFIVLYSDDVVFGSSDAKSLIDAYEKHPDAKAIIMAQEVDPSAVDKYGIVSLKDGDKLDYIVEKPPVDKAPSTLVSYGRYLVTTEIFDHLKPGNEGLDDELWTVDAITAMVSRGDIYVVKTEGQWVTTGDPKNYFLAHLKYVLDNEDYAEDVRRAIPEVIETDRIAN